The DNA sequence TATCGAGCCGGCGTTTTTGCCTATAGAGACAGAAAAAAGCACAAGACGCATATGCGGCAACTGTGGATAATTAGAATCAATGCAGCTTGTCGTGAGCTCGGTATGCAATATTGCCGACTCATTGCAGGCCTCAAGGCTGCTAATATAAATCTTGACCGCAAGTCATTAAGCGAAATAGCGATAAATGATTATGCTACTTTTAAGACAGTGGTAGAAAAGGCCAAAGTAGCTCTATCATCAACTAGTTAGATCTCCTTCCATGGTCCAGGACGGCATAGATTTGGCTTCATTGGCCGAACAGATAGATGTCATAAAACGCCAGTTGGTTGACGCCGTATCTCCTTCG is a window from the Puniceicoccales bacterium genome containing:
- the rplT gene encoding 50S ribosomal protein L20 — protein: MPRVTNAVATRKRRKRILKMARGYFGNKSRLYRYAKEQVYRAGVFAYRDRKKHKTHMRQLWIIRINAACRELGMQYCRLIAGLKAANINLDRKSLSEIAINDYATFKTVVEKAKVALSSTS